The following coding sequences are from one Bradyrhizobium sp. WSM471 window:
- the fliE gene encoding flagellar hook-basal body complex protein FliE, with translation MATPTIAANAYANLARVLENSGAGKGSEPSGQSFASLLKDTVGSVLESGRKSDAQTVAMAAGKANVMDVVTAVADTDVAVSTLVSVRDRVIAAYEDIMKMPI, from the coding sequence ATGGCAACACCGACAATTGCCGCCAACGCCTATGCAAACCTCGCGCGCGTGCTGGAGAACAGCGGTGCCGGCAAGGGCAGCGAGCCGAGCGGGCAGTCCTTTGCCTCGCTTCTGAAAGACACTGTCGGCAGCGTCCTGGAGTCCGGCCGCAAATCCGATGCGCAGACGGTGGCGATGGCCGCCGGCAAGGCCAACGTGATGGACGTGGTCACGGCGGTCGCAGACACCGACGTCGCCGTGTCCACGCTGGTCTCCGTCCGCGACCGCGTGATCGCGGCCTATGAAGACATCATGAAGATGCCGATCTGA
- the flgC gene encoding flagellar basal body rod protein FlgC gives MANDSSDFARSMAIATSGLRAQAGRMRVISENIANADSTAPTAGGDPYRRKVPTFSSALDRTLDAQVVTLGRIKPDQSNFRTKYEPSNPAADATGNVKYPNVNSVVEMTDMRDAQRSYEANLNIISATRRMIQRTLDILKS, from the coding sequence ATGGCGAATGACAGCAGTGACTTTGCCCGCTCGATGGCGATCGCGACCTCCGGTCTGCGGGCGCAGGCCGGGCGCATGCGGGTGATCTCGGAGAACATCGCAAATGCGGATTCGACGGCGCCGACCGCCGGCGGCGATCCTTACCGGCGCAAGGTGCCGACCTTCTCCTCCGCGCTCGACCGTACACTCGACGCGCAGGTCGTCACCCTCGGCAGGATCAAGCCCGACCAGTCCAATTTCCGTACCAAATACGAGCCGAGCAATCCGGCGGCGGATGCGACCGGCAACGTCAAATATCCCAACGTGAACTCGGTGGTCGAGATGACCGACATGCGCGACGCGCAGCGGTCCTACGAGGCCAATCTCAACATCATCAGCGCGACGCGCCGGATGATCCAGCGCACCCTCGACATCCTCAAGAGCTGA
- the flgB gene encoding flagellar basal body rod protein FlgB: MSINDLPVLSALRTKMQWHQERQRVLSENVSNSDTPKFRPRDLVEPKLDKAGAVTGSMGPLKLTRTSGSHMAPSGAASGFDQNKNAGFETRPAGNAVNLEEEMMKAASNQMDYAAATSLYSKSLHLLKTAIGKG; encoded by the coding sequence ATGTCCATCAACGATCTTCCGGTGCTCTCGGCGCTTCGCACCAAGATGCAATGGCACCAGGAGCGCCAGCGCGTCCTGTCCGAGAACGTCTCCAATTCCGACACGCCTAAATTCCGGCCGCGCGACCTGGTCGAGCCGAAACTGGACAAGGCCGGCGCCGTCACGGGTTCGATGGGCCCCTTGAAGCTCACCCGCACCAGCGGTTCCCACATGGCGCCGTCAGGCGCGGCCTCCGGATTCGACCAGAACAAGAATGCGGGTTTTGAGACCCGCCCCGCGGGCAACGCCGTCAATCTCGAAGAGGAGATGATGAAGGCCGCCAGCAACCAGATGGATTATGCGGCGGCGACCTCGCTCTATTCGAAGAGCCTGCACCTGCTCAAGACCGCGATCGGCAAAGGCTAG
- a CDS encoding flagellar biosynthetic protein FliO yields MQGSPITFIVAFIVVLALIGVAAWLVRRFATSRLGANTQRGRMPRLAVIDAAAVDGRRRLVLVRRDNVEHLLMIGGPTDIVVEPNIVRAAPGRDQLPQRPNATEPRLAPMHDTSSWADEAPRPELLDHPEPQMPEPPPRPARPSFADEVRRPSPALAERRNEPPLGGFPSEPIAPRPERELRPEPIPPRVARNEPPLMPRPPRQSEPVKAPPVRAERVAAPPPPLPQAPPVPPPAPAPAAPSSAEQNLAEMAQRLEAALRRPAGETLAPPVAPEPPAAPPRAARSEPPAPPAAPAKPAPEKTSFENLEDEMASLLGRPKPSS; encoded by the coding sequence ATGCAAGGCAGCCCTATCACCTTCATCGTCGCGTTCATCGTCGTTCTGGCGTTGATCGGCGTCGCTGCATGGCTGGTTCGCCGATTCGCAACCAGCCGGCTCGGCGCCAACACCCAGCGCGGCCGGATGCCCCGGCTCGCCGTGATCGATGCCGCCGCGGTCGACGGCCGCCGCCGCCTGGTGCTGGTCCGGCGTGACAATGTCGAGCATCTTCTGATGATCGGCGGCCCCACCGACATCGTCGTCGAACCCAACATCGTGCGCGCAGCGCCCGGCCGCGACCAGCTCCCGCAGCGCCCCAATGCCACCGAGCCGCGTCTTGCGCCGATGCATGATACCAGCAGCTGGGCCGACGAGGCACCGCGGCCCGAGCTGCTCGATCATCCCGAGCCGCAAATGCCCGAGCCGCCGCCGCGGCCCGCGCGCCCCTCCTTTGCCGACGAAGTGCGCCGGCCCTCTCCCGCCCTGGCCGAACGCCGCAACGAGCCGCCCCTAGGCGGCTTCCCCTCCGAGCCGATCGCGCCGCGCCCCGAGCGCGAGCTGCGTCCCGAACCTATTCCGCCGCGCGTTGCGCGCAACGAACCCCCTCTGATGCCGCGTCCGCCGCGCCAGAGCGAGCCGGTGAAGGCGCCTCCAGTGCGCGCCGAGCGCGTAGCCGCGCCCCCTCCACCTTTGCCGCAGGCTCCGCCCGTTCCGCCGCCGGCGCCCGCTCCTGCGGCGCCATCGAGCGCCGAGCAGAATCTCGCCGAGATGGCGCAGCGACTCGAAGCTGCGCTGCGCCGCCCCGCCGGCGAGACGCTTGCCCCTCCGGTCGCCCCGGAGCCCCCCGCCGCACCTCCACGTGCGGCCCGCAGCGAACCGCCGGCACCACCGGCCGCTCCCGCAAAGCCGGCTCCGGAAAAGACCAGCTTTGAAAATCTCGAAGACGAGATGGCCTCGTTGCTCGGCCGTCCGAAGCCGTCTTCGTGA
- the fliP gene encoding flagellar type III secretion system pore protein FliP (The bacterial flagellar biogenesis protein FliP forms a type III secretion system (T3SS)-type pore required for flagellar assembly.), whose product MRLPALPRRVFFLSVLIGAASLAMPAHAQDISINLGGGGAGGGGVTERAIQLIALLTVLSIAPSILIMMTSFTRIVVVLSLLRTAMGTATAPPNSVIIALAMFLTFFVMGPVLQKSYDEGIRPLVANQLGVEDALQRASVPLRGFMQKNVREKDLKLFLDLSGEPPPATPDELGLRILVPAFMISELKRAFEIGFLLFLPFLIIDLVVASVLMSMGMMMLPPATISLPFKLIFFVLVDGWSLVAGSLVQSYGG is encoded by the coding sequence GTGAGGCTGCCGGCCCTCCCGCGTAGAGTTTTTTTTCTTTCTGTCCTGATCGGCGCGGCTTCGCTCGCGATGCCGGCGCATGCGCAGGACATCAGCATCAATCTCGGCGGTGGAGGCGCTGGCGGTGGCGGCGTCACCGAGCGCGCGATCCAGCTGATCGCGCTGCTGACGGTGCTGTCGATCGCCCCGTCGATCCTGATCATGATGACGTCGTTCACGCGCATCGTGGTCGTGCTGTCGCTGCTTCGCACCGCGATGGGCACCGCGACCGCCCCGCCGAACTCGGTGATCATCGCGCTGGCGATGTTCCTCACCTTCTTCGTGATGGGACCCGTCCTGCAAAAATCCTACGACGAAGGCATCCGTCCGCTCGTCGCCAATCAGCTCGGCGTCGAGGACGCGCTTCAGCGCGCCTCCGTCCCCCTGCGCGGCTTCATGCAGAAGAACGTGCGCGAGAAGGACCTCAAGCTGTTCCTGGATCTGTCCGGCGAGCCGCCGCCCGCAACTCCCGACGAGCTCGGCTTACGCATCCTCGTCCCCGCCTTCATGATCTCGGAGCTGAAGCGCGCCTTTGAGATCGGCTTTCTGCTGTTCCTTCCCTTCCTGATCATCGACCTCGTCGTCGCCTCCGTGCTGATGTCGATGGGCATGATGATGCTGCCGCCCGCAACCATCTCGCTGCCGTTCAAGCTGATCTTCTTCGTGCTGGTCGACGGCTGGTCGCTGGTGGCAGGGAGCCTGGTGCAGAGTTACGGGGGGTAG
- a CDS encoding multidrug effflux MFS transporter yields the protein MTSNAENRPFARIVPLGLQVAVLAALSASGTLATNILLPSLPSIAVAVGVSSAQVTSAITIFLAMFAVGQLVVGPLSDRFGRRIPVMIGFAVFFAGSIWCALANDLTALLIGRVVQAGGACATSVLSRAIARDLFQGEKLARVLTFVMVAMAAAPGFSPLVGGALDHFFGWRSAFVFVGIFAVVAASAFLAAFGETHHAPRAEFDFSTIAKNYWSLSTDRRFLVPAATVSLILGALFAMFSALPRVLIEGLDFTPMQLGLFFAGTVMIVFSAGIIATKIVPHLGLDRSICIGLALACVGGGMVLLFALFDGRFLPFLVGACVFLLGMGMVNPLCSAQALSPFGDRAGAASALLGFWQMLAAALGVSLAAVIARNPMIGLGLVLVLASTLGSAIYQVRVKLH from the coding sequence ATGACCAGCAACGCCGAAAACCGTCCGTTCGCTCGAATCGTGCCGCTTGGTCTTCAGGTCGCCGTTCTTGCTGCGTTGTCTGCGAGTGGCACGTTGGCCACTAACATTCTGTTGCCTTCGCTCCCGAGTATCGCCGTCGCGGTAGGCGTCTCCAGCGCTCAGGTAACGTCAGCTATCACCATATTCCTCGCCATGTTCGCGGTCGGACAACTTGTTGTCGGTCCGTTGTCGGATCGTTTCGGCCGGCGCATACCCGTGATGATCGGGTTTGCTGTATTTTTCGCAGGTAGCATATGGTGCGCGTTGGCCAATGATTTGACGGCACTATTGATCGGTCGCGTTGTGCAGGCCGGTGGCGCATGTGCCACGTCTGTGCTTTCGCGAGCTATCGCAAGAGATCTTTTTCAGGGCGAAAAGCTAGCGCGCGTGCTCACCTTCGTTATGGTCGCGATGGCAGCGGCGCCCGGATTCTCGCCCCTGGTCGGTGGCGCGCTGGATCATTTTTTTGGCTGGCGTTCAGCATTTGTGTTCGTCGGAATCTTCGCCGTCGTCGCCGCTTCAGCATTTCTTGCGGCTTTCGGAGAAACGCACCACGCGCCACGCGCCGAGTTCGATTTCTCGACGATCGCCAAGAATTACTGGTCGCTATCGACTGACCGCCGTTTCTTGGTTCCTGCCGCAACTGTCAGCCTCATCTTAGGTGCGCTGTTTGCAATGTTTTCGGCGTTGCCGCGTGTCTTGATAGAAGGCCTCGACTTCACACCCATGCAACTCGGCCTGTTCTTCGCAGGCACTGTCATGATCGTCTTTAGCGCGGGCATTATCGCTACAAAAATTGTTCCGCACCTTGGTCTCGACCGATCGATTTGCATCGGCCTCGCGCTGGCCTGCGTCGGTGGCGGCATGGTGTTGCTGTTCGCGCTTTTCGACGGGCGCTTTTTGCCATTTCTTGTCGGCGCATGCGTATTCCTGCTAGGCATGGGCATGGTCAATCCGCTCTGCAGCGCGCAAGCTCTTTCGCCATTCGGCGATCGCGCCGGTGCTGCCTCGGCCCTTTTGGGTTTCTGGCAGATGTTGGCCGCAGCGCTGGGGGTATCGCTTGCGGCGGTGATCGCAAGGAACCCTATGATCGGGCTTGGTCTTGTGCTTGTGCTTGCGTCGACCTTGGGCTCGGCAATTTATCAGGTGCGAGTAAAGCTCCATTAA
- a CDS encoding MotE family protein — MKSFRNIRVIPIVLVAVAGLATLKVAGLVLNGGYVFDYKPSPTKKSWAQENLNFPASREDPDITGSTHGAPKEAPKPAAPDTKSEGAAVKEEAQPQISASERAILERLQSRRQEIEARQREIDIRESLLKSAEKRIENKVEEMKAVETRISATQAEQKAAEAQRMKGLVTMYEGMKPKDAARVFDRLEMGVLIEIASQIAPRKMSDIMGLMSPEAAERLTVEMARRANGGGDQSASAGELPKIDGKPTQKPN, encoded by the coding sequence ATGAAGTCTTTTCGCAACATCCGCGTCATTCCGATCGTGCTGGTTGCCGTCGCAGGCCTCGCCACGCTGAAGGTGGCGGGCCTCGTGCTCAATGGCGGCTATGTCTTCGACTACAAGCCGAGCCCGACCAAGAAGTCCTGGGCGCAGGAGAATCTGAACTTCCCGGCGAGCCGCGAGGATCCCGACATCACCGGCTCGACCCATGGCGCGCCGAAGGAGGCGCCGAAGCCGGCCGCACCCGATACCAAGTCCGAAGGCGCCGCGGTCAAGGAGGAAGCCCAGCCGCAGATCTCCGCCTCGGAGCGCGCGATCCTGGAACGCCTGCAGTCGCGCCGCCAGGAGATCGAGGCGCGCCAGCGCGAGATCGACATCCGCGAGAGCCTGTTGAAATCCGCCGAGAAGCGCATCGAAAACAAGGTCGAGGAGATGAAGGCGGTAGAAACCCGTATCTCCGCGACGCAGGCCGAGCAGAAGGCCGCCGAAGCCCAGCGCATGAAGGGCCTCGTGACCATGTATGAGGGCATGAAGCCCAAGGACGCCGCGCGGGTCTTTGACCGGCTCGAGATGGGCGTGCTGATCGAGATCGCCTCGCAGATCGCGCCGCGAAAAATGTCGGACATCATGGGACTGATGTCCCCGGAGGCCGCCGAGCGGCTGACGGTCGAGATGGCCCGTCGGGCCAATGGCGGCGGCGATCAGTCCGCCTCGGCCGGCGAGCTGCCCAAGATCGACGGCAAGCCGACGCAAAAGCCGAATTGA
- a CDS encoding DUF6468 domain-containing protein: MNHSLGMAIETLVAILLMLTIVYCVTLNKRLTRLKADEHSLKAVIGELITATEIAERAIGGLKLAVRDVNENLGSQLASATQMSEQLYKQLGEADNVVRRLSKIAIAARPVTNPETVAAPAAKPSSAKAVAAAAEAFSERRRSNGLAA, translated from the coding sequence ATGAACCACTCCCTGGGAATGGCGATCGAGACGCTGGTGGCTATCCTGCTGATGCTGACCATCGTCTACTGCGTCACGCTCAACAAGCGGCTGACGCGGCTGAAGGCGGACGAGCATTCGCTGAAGGCGGTCATCGGCGAGCTGATCACCGCAACCGAGATCGCCGAGCGCGCGATCGGCGGGTTGAAGCTCGCCGTGCGCGACGTCAACGAGAACCTCGGGAGCCAGCTTGCGTCGGCGACCCAGATGTCCGAGCAGCTCTACAAGCAGCTCGGCGAAGCCGATAACGTGGTGCGGCGGCTGTCCAAGATCGCGATCGCCGCGCGCCCCGTGACGAACCCGGAAACGGTCGCCGCGCCCGCGGCCAAGCCCTCGTCGGCGAAGGCGGTGGCGGCTGCGGCCGAAGCCTTCTCCGAACGTCGACGATCCAACGGTCTTGCCGCATAA